The Littorina saxatilis isolate snail1 linkage group LG1, US_GU_Lsax_2.0, whole genome shotgun sequence nucleotide sequence tctctgtctctgtctctgtctctctctctctctctctgtctctgtctctgtctctgtctctgtctctctctctctttgcattTCTCTCTCAATCTTACATTGCTCGGAAAATAACACGAGATAAAGTAACAATAAAGCAAAACGAATCAAACATAGATTTAAAATGATTCTTTTTGAATAATGGAGGGTTTGATTTCGACCGCGGGACAGTCGATTCATTTAAACGAGCATGAGGTCATTCTTACATTCTCACGCTTTGATAATTAAGTTACCATTATAAGCGTATTTATAGAGCGATATGACATCATAAAAATGAACAGGGTATAAAATGGACAATGAAAGcaacatgacgtcatgatgacgTTTGAATGATTCCGTGGTTGCTAGGTTACTGGACGAGCACATGGACCACCTGGAGCACCACAGAGAACGGCGTTCCCTCCCTGTGTCCTCCGTCACCAGGCGGTACCTGAAATTCAGACAGGTGAGTCAGGTGAAACTGTTTTTTGTCCCCgttgacccctcccccccccccatacacaaaAAATCCCGTGCAGCAGGTACGTATACCTTGGTGAGTTTCCATGttttcttatatatatatatatgtgtgtgtgtgtgtgtgtgtgtgtgtgtgtgtgtgtgtgtgtgtgtgtgtgtgtgtgtggataggtgtatgcatgtgcgtgcgtgcgtttatgCTTGCCTACTtacacgtgtgtttgtgtgtccaaTGTCTTGTGTTTTTGTCATTTGGTTGACTGTCGCGTATGTCTATTTTTCTACAGCTAGCTTTTAGCTATTCCTTTAAATTCAAATGCCAATAGCAATTTATTAGAAATGCTTTTAGAGATTTGTTTTATATCACCGTTTGACTTCGCTGATGATATGACCATGTCAAAACAATTCTGGGCATTTTCAGTATTTGTGTATTTGCTTCGGATATCTGCCCCTAGACGTTCTTAGAATGTTCacaatgtttgtttctttttttctcagatcCGACAGTTTTTGCAAAACGTGCGAGAGAACGCGACAAATGCTGACGTCACGTTGTCCAATCTGGGACGATCCTTTGAGGGAAGAATGACACCTTACGTCACGGtacgatatgacgtcatcgagaCATTTTCATGGTATCTTCCTGTAATGATGGTGATTGTGTGACTGACCTATCACAACCTGTCCAGTTTGCGAGCGCGATTAATTGACACCATATCTTAAACATATTGAGCTTGCAAGCTTCATGGGAAAATAGGACTTCATTCTCAGAATCTGGTAGACAAAATTACGCAGCAAGTAACATCGCCAGGACAAAAGTGCGTTGCATAGACAATACAAATCAAACtgaaaaagaaattaaacaaaaaggTAAAAGCAAAGGAACATTCAAACAATCAAATAGTTGCTGTAAAAGAATGGAACactaaaactaaaacaaattGTGACGCAGCGCTCTTTATTCAATTAAAGGAACAGtacttcccgtgtaaacgattcaaCTCACTGAGTCAGATCTGCGCTGGAAGCAGTCagggtgattgttggtatgtgtccaaggggaggTATTGTCTTATATCCCATATAAAAATCCTGTCCAGATATGTGACAGTAAGCAGAAATATTTTCACGCACAAAAGCAGCTTATCACAAagattttttcttgttttgttgttgcagaTACGAAAGAAGAATTCCCAACAGGAGAACAAGCAGGTGGTGGTCATAGAGGCAGGAATACACGCCCGGGAGTGGATAGCGCCCTCAATGGCCCTAAACATTATTTACAGGGTGAGTGATCATGGAGATATCAATAAACGCCCGAGAGTGGATAGCGCCCTCAATGGcccttataattatttacagGGTGAGTGATTACAGAGATATCAATATACGCCCGAGAGTGGATAGCACCCTCAATGGCCCTTAACATTATTTACAGGGTGAGTGATCATGGCGATATCAATACACACCTGAGAGTGGATGGCGCCCTCAATGGCCCTTAACATTATTTACAGGGCGAGTGGTCATGGAGATATCAATACACGCCTGAGAGTGGGTAGTGCCCTCAATGCATggtccttataattatttacagGGCGAGTGATAATGGCATGGATATATCAAAACACGCCCGAGAGTGGATAGCACCCTCAATGGCCCTAAACATCCTCTGGggatttgttttgctttgcttgcCAAGCGTGTTGATTGGACAGTGATATACAATATATGAAAGCATGAACTGAGCTCTAGCTGTACTTTTCTCTCTCATTTCAGTTGGCCTTTAACCCCAACAACGACCCTGACCTTGACGAGCTGCTGACTAAATTTGACTGGATCATTATCCCGACAGTCAACCCTGATGGCTATGTCTACAGCCACAGAAACGTCAGTGATGTTCCCATCTTTCCATCTACACTTAACTGTCAATAATGTTCGCATGTGCGATCCTTCACTTATGTATATTTCAGATGCGTggagaacacacagacagacacacagacaaatacacagatatagacacagacagaaagaaagacacatatacacatatacacacatgcgctcgcgcgcacgcacgctcacaaaacacacacacacacacacacgcacacacacacgcacgcacgcacgcacacacgcacgcacgcacacacacacacacacacacacacacacacacacacacacacacacacacacacacaataacgtTTCCAAATATGCCTCCATTTTAAGAACTGATCTTCTCTCAATAAAGTCTCTACGTTTGCCTTCATTTTAAACTCTGATGTTCTGTCAATAAAGTCTCTtaaaatcagatcttaaaatcagatcttaaaatcTCTCTGAATTTGCTTCCGTGATTTTCTCAGAGTGCTGTGGGTCTTGAACGAGGGGGTTGCAGGGAATGTGGGCgtgatgtgtgagtgtgtatactGTGCAGTCGTCCACCCGACTGTGGCGGAAGACACGCACCACCCTGTACTCCTCAGACCCGCACTGTATGGGGGTGGACGGCAACAGGAACTTCGGATACGAGTGGAGCGACAGTCCGTGTAAGCACTTGTCTGTCTGCATTTCCTATAGCACTAGTTTGTTTGCACTATTTGACTTTACATTTGACCGTAAAATATACATtttaagataaaataaaataacattttctCTGGATGTATAGGAAGATGGAAAGGGAGGAAAATAAAATTGAGAACAAAACAAAGTCCTTAGTTAAGTCAATCCTATTGTATGGTCTTTGTGATTGCTGTCGCCCTCAAAGGGATTTTAGTGGTGCTtccagggccgaggtgcacgaatcaaaagtgggtgccacccaaacgggagagaacaaaccgcgtgttatgattcgttgaaatcacaacaaatctcagtttcaaccaatccgacacTGCAGGTGGCTCCCGTTTGAATGGTAACTTTTTCGGGACCTCAGCCCTGGGCTCCTCACAGACGCTCTACCTAAAGCGTCCTGGGACCCCACACTTTAATGTATCTAGAGGAGTCCCTCATGTtggcgggagatgcgaactgacaaaAACGCATTACGTTCCGTTTTCCTGACAACACTGCAGTTATGTGTAGCCATCCGTGGAATAGCTGTGTGATTGTTTTGTCTGTATATATCCTCATGtacgacaaaaagacaaatcgttgctcTGAGGAGTCTTCCAAGTCACTAGATTATATTCGTACGCACTCAACGTTAAATTGTTCTTTGAAGACAGTGTTTAAGCACGGTGTCTCCTATTGCTTTGACCCGGAAGTCGACATTCACTGTTGCCATCCGGTTGTGTCGCCTTCCGGGTTATATATTTGAGTtataaatagaacacttttctgACGGTTATCAAGATGTTTACTTGCCTCCTCCACGTGTAAATAGTGAAAGCAATTTCAAAGTCTGAATGTCAGCTAATCAATCCGATAACCTGTGGGCAATGTTGTATTGTTTTGGTCAGGTAAATCAAgtttttgcttgagttcgtgtcctacaGTTGCGTATTttcaatagaccttttcggtatctgagcagctctcgcgagatatCCGCGATTCATGCTCTTTgatatgctttgaacatcgcgagaacttcgaaacTTTGCTTTCGCAGCTCGCGCGAGATAACTTTACCACAAGCTTTACTATGCTTTGAAGTTagcgagagcttggaataccgatagggtctagcTATTGCTtcttgtcatgtattttgaatttactttttttttccaaccaATCTGTGGTCAGCTCACGGAGGGAACAGCAACCCGTGCACAGACAACTACTCTGGCCCCCAGGGTTTCTCAGAGCCTGAGACACGCAACCTGAAGACCTTGCTGACCAGACTAGGGGGCCGCGTGGCGCTCTACCTGTCCCTCCACTCCTATGGTCAGTTCTTCCTCTACCCCTGGGGCTACGACGCCACGGCCACCCTGAACGACGAGTCCGATATGGTCAGTGTGCAGCgctgttgattgttgttgttcttgttggtggtggtgttgttgttgttgtcggtggtggtgctgttgtttttgttgtttttattgttgttgttgttgttcttgttcttgttcttgttcttgttgtaaCCACTGTGATTTGTAATTCTTGTTAGTTTTAGGCAGTTCTCTCGCCGATCGTCCAGATTTCATGCTGACTGTCGGACACCACGTAGAAGATAACAGTGATAAACATATCAATATACAGTATTTTATGCTGCATTCTGTTGTCTTCTTGCATTAGTTTTTCTTTTCTACAGAGATAGAGTTTGGTTACGTCTCCAACTCAGTCAGAGACGATGACAAGAATGACATGATGTTGCAATAGGGGTCTTCCTTTCATGCGATCTATGGTATTTTTTTCCTCGAACCATTCGGacattccttctttttcttcttcttcttcagggttcgacggttgtgtcactcATAATCTTAGGTCTGTTGATTTTATGAACTGGCTAGTTCGGCACAGGTCTCCCACAGTTCCCCAAAGTTTAGCATGGTGGGGTACAGTCCAAAACATCTTACGTttattgagggccccaaagggtttaaaatcgtgatcgtgattggcgttttttgacctttctgtgaccgtgattgccgaaatttccatttctgtgatcgtgatgggactttgcccgtgatccgtgatgacaaaaaaatcaagtctcgtgatcgtgatcgtcatttgttttcctgatcgtgatgggcattattgcaaagcattttattttcaacgtacatttttcacagctgtatcactctatgatcctctattcgtcaaggagccaatcccgattgaaggggaagcaacaacacattcagaaatatgattttgacagcgattgcttccctttaagagaaccaatcacacaaaaaagagatccaatcagaaggcaaattgcaaaagtctgccaaacttcatccaatggaagggcttcttgcaaaagttttgagtgcattcagtcaaattcgaattcgaagatcaaaaatggcctgcagcggtactgtcatcgaacttctgttatattttgtggattcaagccagaccaaagcaggcggcgagaatgccttccttggtggaaaggtcaggctacgggtcggtctttccgaagacgaaatatctaggtatgttgatctatgttgctctatgactgttctgaatgtaggcaaagatcttgaaatttgttcaagatctttgagtttgagtgagatcattgacattgtcgacattgccacgtcacTCGCTCAACGGCGTGACCTCGACTgcctcgagatcgagtctgcgtgtagccaaaaccgaaactagaaatgtgtttttcatcccagcaacgtggacacgcttggcatagattctaattgtcgcttctttgcattaagcttggatttattttagcgcctgtaaactttaatatcaacaatgggttaaattcagaaacaatggcggggagacgtgccagtttgggtcatttgatcctcatgtcaaagacgatcaaagtcatgttcgttggggattttgtcaggcatgctacttttccggtaattgccggaaatccgataaagccgttttcaaaatccggtaaagtcaaatttattccagtgaagttgaaaaatttccgcaaaaacgatccatgtgaatatcgcgcaacgcgaccgggcgccggtctcaatgaagccagcgcacagtagtgttgttttcaccagtttggaggtgtgttgaatggtggtggggggatgttaaaatgggatttttaacaagatcacaacactattacagccctgaaaatgatgcccagaatgcaccagattggacagattttaaccgttttttgaaaaaatttccgggggggcatgcccccggacaccCCTAGTTgactcgcctgcttcgcaggctcaggcttgcagcttcgccactggcattgcgcgcttctttcaggtaaaaccatttttggcctgtagcattcctgtttgtttttcaaggccatgaaaccaggcgatggtgtacctcaaattgtatggcaaagttgaaaattaagaacccatcacacatacatgtactttaatttcaatctacccaatagtttttgagaaaatgggtttacaagctttagctctggaaatgtgaaattgtgcaagtatatattcatgtgtgtgagtgagggtgtgggagttgaatgtgtatgagtgtagagagagagagagagagagagagagagagagagagagagagagaggggggagagagagagagagagagcagagagagagagagagagagaggagagagagagagagagagagagagagagagagagagagagagagagagagagaggaaaagaaaacaatgaaaacaacattcttgttactgattacaaatcatgatatttatttctatgtgtgtatgaaagagaattaaaaaaataataataaaaaaagtgcaacagttctccctttgtgttgaataaacaatagatccagaggagcgaattactgtgtggttgtgtttaactttgacacgtgctttctgtacatgcaacttttaccgtgaccgtgatttgccactggtgttcgtgatcgtgaaaacaaaaatcaaggtaactgtgatcgtgagagctaaaatttcccttcccgtgggGCCCTCTTTATTTGTATAAGTAAATCCACAGCTTCATGAACATGTGTGTTGACGTTGGTTTTGTCACGCGACAGATGGAGGTAGGACGCAAGTTTGCAGACGCCATGTGGGAACGCAACAGATGGTACGAGGTCGGATCGGCCTCGCAAGTTCTGTGTAAGTATTTTGAAAGTGATatactcttttttttaacatacgGGTAGCAACCTGCATACAACTGaggttgaattaaaaaaaagttaaaaaacaaatacgctttaaaaaaattaatgttTTAAATCATGAACACATAGATCTACAACCACACAAATACAATCACAAACATCCGTATAAAGATAAGTTAAACCCAAAACACTTACATATAAAAACGAGCTGACAAAAAATTAATGAATACGCAGAATGCCAGTTTTTGCAGGCCTACTTTCGTAATACCTTTgttagtctttctttctttatttggtgtttaacgtcgttttcaaccacgaaggttatatcgcgacgagggaaaggggggaaatgggataggggaaaggggggagatgggatagagccacttgttaagtgtttcttgttcacaaaagcactaataaaaaaattgctccaggggcttgcaacgtagtacaatatatgaccttactgggagaatgcaagtttccagtacaaaggactaagcatttcttacatactgcttgactaaaatctttacaaacattgactatattctatacaagaaccacttaacaagggtaaaaggagaaacagaatccgttagtcgcctcttacgacatgcggggtgcagagaaataaggatgtggaaaagaagacttttggtaagtgaaataaaggtgatggatccagtcaggtagaaataagacaacaagaaaagaattggaaaactgcagggaatagtagggagagttttcttggaaggaaatataggtgaaaggactggtaaggcagaaataagacaaaagaagagaagtaaaggggtggggtagctctgtttaaacgctcccgccgcgtgaaggcgaccccatgggagcccTTTGTTAGTAAACTCATGCTTCATAGTTAAGCAACCGTTTATTGAACAATATATTTATTAATTTTCATTACTAAATTATAGCTTTATCAATAATGTTATGTATCCAAAGCGTGTCTGTCTGGATTCCCGTGAGTATATCTTCACGATCTTCACGTGTTAAATTCGacgtgaacaatgactgtcaatATCTGTGTCAAATTTCATACTTTGGTCGAAAATACAAAAATGTATCTATCCTTTTTATTTAGAATGTATTTTACTTTTAACGACTGaacgcatacacacatgcactcttttgtagtaATTTCGGCCATAATTATGACTTTTAGTCGGTCTCTGACGTCActtggctcaaagaaggaacATCTAATGTTATCCAATACAGAATCCGATCCATTTTATTAAATACATATTATCCAATCCAATACATAAAGCCACGAATATTTGTCTTCGACATTGAAGTCTCCGTAATGGAAAATTATCCATTTCTCTTGATACAAGCCAATATGAACACACTATCTAAAAACATCcaagtggggagagagagagagagagagagagagagagagagagagagagagagagagagagagagagagagagagagagagagagagataaaatagagagagagagagagacataaatagagagagagagagagagacataaaatagagagagagagagagagagagagcatgcgtTCTTATTGTTAATTGTTAGTACGCTTGCTTGCTGaattttgttgatgttgttattgACTGTGTGCTTGTTATTATCGCTGTGATGGGTAAATTTGCTTGTATTTTCTAATGTCATGATTTgtatatcgtgtgtgtgtgtgtgtgtgtgtgtgtgtgtgtgtgtgtgtgtgtgtgtgtgtgagtgaggtgtttattggaattgtaaagcgcttggacctgtgaatcgggacttgcgctatagaaaagtgatttattattagtagtattaaaggcacagtaagcctcccgtaaaccatcacagagctccccgagcgtctaaatacagtacaagcatacttccatttgaacgctcaccgaacgggaacatcctggctgctttctgtcgagcgtgagacattttccaagaatttattttcgtagacttgttccgttaacaacaacggcgcctcgtttttgcgctagacataacttttaaaatctaaataataaattgacagcttgttacacaaacattctttaatcataaaagaattcgtttttcatcaagacaagatcagaacaattcgaagttgtgaaagtttaaaaaaagaaaagcccggaagcagggtcacgcaagggtcgtagcagacgacggccggtttatcagtgcaaatcgccgttcctctcaacagtcaaaagccatcgctagagttcttgtgaaccacagccgttgtttcgtgcataaaaaaacgtgctattgtagataagctcacgtcgagtcgcattcaaatgactaactatgacgactgcattgtgaaaagggaaaactggatcacacgggttcacgatggctcaggggtaagataaaccacgcaaaaataaattctttgaaaattgttcgctctttacggagggcacctaggatgttctcaattggtgagtgtttaaatgaaagggtg carries:
- the LOC138972751 gene encoding carboxypeptidase B1-like, which produces MQDPLKMSAVRAWQFCISALFFASSWALPFMNTSIPGPFSGYQVFEVHVNETSALGPLLRSLETAYPIDIWGRPSKQSFDVMVSPEQLSDVIKFIKNKDASYNVKVQDVQRLLDEHMDHLEHHRERRSLPVSSVTRRYLKFRQIRQFLQNVRENATNADVTLSNLGRSFEGRMTPYVTIRKKNSQQENKQVVVIEAGIHAREWIAPSMALNIIYRLAFNPNNDPDLDELLTKFDWIIIPTVNPDGYVYSHRNSSTRLWRKTRTTLYSSDPHCMGVDGNRNFGYEWSDSPSHGGNSNPCTDNYSGPQGFSEPETRNLKTLLTRLGGRVALYLSLHSYGQFFLYPWGYDATATLNDESDMMEVGRKFADAMWERNRWYEVGSASQVLYEAAGAADDYARGGAGIKYAFTVELSPTDSSPHGFLLPAHHISTVVNDHWPAFKQIALTVWNKLNQTRNNNNNNNNNSNNNNNHYTDDSSPASAASSSNNINRRGSNSADNQVEVSINGFNYSMDPHDPRMSQWIQYYRDFLNYRRQYERYGGKRRARR